CCTCACCCCTGCGCGCCATCCGTGGTTTTCACTGGCGCTGGGGCTAGCGGGGCTGGGGCTCTTGCTGGTGACTTCGGCGCAGAGCTTCGACGCTATTTTGTGGGCGGCTTTTCCGCTGGGCCTAGGTGTGGGCGCGATCAACCTCAGCGGCAACAGCCTGCCCGGCGACCTCTTTCCCGAGCGGCGTATGATCGTGTTGAGTCAGGTCAACGCGGCTTTCGGGGTGGGCGCCATCGCCACGCCCTTCTTGGTGAGTTTCTTCCCCTGGCGGGAGGTGTTGATGGCCTTTGCCGTGCTGGCGTTCCTGGGTGCGGCGTTGGTGTGGAAGGCCCCCGCCAGCAGCCCCCCAGCGCCGGATAGGGGCTACTCCAACGGTTGGCTGTGGTTACTGGTGCTTACCATCGGGTTATACGCGGGTCTCGAGCAGGGCTTTGCCACCTTCTCCGGAACTTACCTGACCAAGCTGGGCTACCCTGCGGCATTAGCCGGAGTTCTGCTCTCGCTGTACTGGGTGGCCTTCGTTGTGGGGCGCTTGCTCTTGAGCTATTGGGTGGCCCGCGACCCCCTGCGCTACCTGACCTGGCTGATCTGCGGAGCGGTGGGGGTGGCGCTGCTGTTCTTCCTGCCCCCACTGCCCCTGCTGTTTCCCCTGGCGGGGCTGCTGATCGGCCCGATTTTCACCACCCTCATGGCCCTGGGTCAGGGGCGGATGGGTATCGGTGCTGTGGCCTACGCGCTGTATGCGGGAGCCAGCGGCAGCACCTTGATCCCTGCGCTGTTTGCCCTGCTGCCGCTTACGGGGATTCCCTGGGGCCTGCTCCTGGTCGGTCTGGCCATGCTGACCCTGATCCACCGCCTCAGGAGGTACGATGCGCGCCTTGCTGTTTGATCTCGATGGCACCCTAGCCGACACCGACCGCCTGCACGAGCAGGCTTGGCTCGAGGTCCTGCTCCCCTACGGCATCCGGGGGGATCATGCCTTCTACCAGCAGCACATCAGCGGCCACCTCAACCCCGAGATCGTATCCCGGTTGCTGCCTCACCTTCCCCCGCTCGAGCGCACCGCGTTGATCGAGGTCAAGGAGCGGCGTTTCCGCGAGCTGGCTCAGGGCCTGAAGGCCCTGCCGGGGTTGGAAGGGTTGTGGCGCTGGGCCAGGGAGCGGGGCCTGACGCTGGCCTTGGTGACCAACGCCCCTCGCCCTAACGCCGAGCACGTGCTCCAGGCCCTGGGCGCGGAATTCGACCTGGTGGTGCTGGCCGAGGAACTGGCCGCCGGAAAGCCCGATCCCCTGCCCTACCGCACTGCCCTGGGGCGGCTGGGGCTAGACCCCGCCGAGGCCCTGGCCTTCGAGGATTCCCCCTCGGGGGTGCGCTCGGCGGTGGGAGCGGGGATTCGCACCATCGGCCTGACCACCGGTCACGACCCCCGGGGCCTGCTCGAGGCTGGGGCCTTCTTGCTGATCGACGATTTCAGCGACGGGCGGCTGTGGGAATACCTGGAAGGGGAATCCGATAGCTGAGCACGAGCCTTTCGCCCTTTATCCCCTTTTGCGCAGACCGTATTACTCTAAGGGCCATGCGCAACTTCTTGATTCGCCTGATCATCAACACGGTGGCTTTATGGGTCGTCAGCTCGTTGTACGGTGGGATCACTTTTGCTCCCGGCAGCGGCCTGGGGGACTACCTGTTGGCGGGGCTGGTGCTGGGTCTGGTCAACACTTTCATTCGACCCGTGCTGCTCGTGCTGACCCTGCCCATCAACTTTCTGAGCCTGGGACTGTTCACGCTGGTGGTCAACGCGGTCGTGCTGCTGATCGTCGCCGCTCTGACCTCGCTCAACGTCAGCGGCTTCGTGGGCGCTGTGGTCGGGGCCTTGCTGCTGACGGTCGTGAGCTACTTGCTGAACCTGCTTCTGCGCTGAAGCTTAGCGCGATCCGGTGATATAGGACTCGAGCTCGGCGATCATGAGCTCCTGCTCGCTCATGATGGCCTTGACCACGTCGCCGATAGAGATCAGGCCCGCCAGCTTTTCCCCCTCCATCACCGGCAGGTGGCGCACACGCTTGCCGGTCATGATCGCCATGCACTCGCCCACGGTGGTATCGGGGCTGACCGTGATGACCTCGTCGGTCATGATCTCCCGTACCTTGGTCTCGCGCGAGACCCGGCCCACCAGCACCACCTTGCGGGCGTAGTCGCGCTCGGAGAAGATGCCCACCACCCGCTCGCCCTCGACCACCACCAGCGCCCCGATGTCGTACATGGCCATGCGCTCGAGGGCTTCAAACACGGTAGCCTCGGGGCTGATGGTGTGGACCCGGTTGCCTTTGGCCAGGATGAGCTGCCGCACACTCGAGGTCATACCCAAAACCTCCTCGTAACCTGAGCGGTGTATCCGACGGAAGGCCGTGAGCCTCGGGGAGGGTTGAAAACTCAGGCTTTTGCTTCACAGTGTAGCTTAAAGGGTCGTAATCCCTCACGTCCCCGTTCCCTGGGCAAGCGGCGCAGAGCGGGGCCTAGCTTCCCGTACTGCCAGCGAGAGGAGTAGGGCGGGAATCAGCAGCAGGCCCAGGGCGGCGAGGCTGGGGATGACCCCCACCCGCTCGATGATCGGCCCCACCGCCCCGTACAGCAGCCCGGCGAAACCCCAGGTGAAGCCCATCAGCAGCCCGGAGACGGTGGCCATCTGGGTGGGCTCGTGCTCCTGCGCCATCGCCACCGCCACCGGGATTCCCGCGTTCATCAGGGCGCCGGTCACGGCCAGCAGCGGCACGTAGAGCAGGTTCTCGGGCGGGAGGGTGAGCAGCCCCACGTAGAGCGGGATGGCGAAGGCCATGGTCCCCACCAGCACGTTGCGCCGACCGAAGCGATCGGAGAGGGTGCCGCCTAGGAAGGCCCCGGCGGTGGCTGAGAAGCTATAGGCCGACAGCGCCAGCGCGGTCTGGGCGTCGGAGAGGTTACGCTGGGCGAACCAGAAGGGGATGGTGGTGGAGAAGCTCATGAAGGTGATGCTGCGCAGCGTCGAGACTGCCCACAGCCGGGCCACCTGTCCGCGGAAGACTCGCGCCAAGTCGGTGAAGCTCGAGGGCTTTGCCTTGAGGGTGGCGGGCGGAGCCTGCCGCAGCAGCAGGATGGCCGGGATTAGAACGATGGGAATCAGCCAGGCCAATGCCCTGAGCCCGCCGGCATTGACCACACCCAGCGAGACGATGGGCCCTAGCGACAGACCCAGATAGCCCCCTGAGCCGAAGGTGCTCAACCAGAAGCCCCGCCGCTCCGGGCTGGCGTATTGCCCTACCAACGCGGCTCCTGCCGAGTGAAACAGCGCCGATCCCATTCCCGAGATACCCAGTGCCACGGCCAGGGCCAGCGGGGTAGGGAAGAAGCCCATCAGCCCCCCGCCCAGCGCTACCAGCACCGGTCCCAAGGCCGCCAGCAGACGGCGGTCGAAGCGATCGGCGATCAGGCCGGCTACGGGTTGCAGCAGGCTGCTGCTGAGGGAGTACACCGCTACCAGCAGCGACACTGCCCCGTAGCTCACTCCAAAAGCGGCCTGCAGCTTGGGCAACAAAGGCGTGAGAAAGGCCCCGAAGAGGTCGTTGGTGGCGTGCAGCCACGAGAGCAGTAAGGGCAGCATGGGACCGAGCATACCCCTGAAGGAGGGGTTGGGATTGTCAACGAAGGACTATTCTCGACCTACCACCCCTCCCCCAAAATGACCCATCTGAGGAATTGCTCGTGAGCTGGGCAATTCCCGCGCTGGGGGTTTGTGCTACAATCCCGGAGGTTGCGCTACTGCATGTGGTCCACTCGACACACTAATCCGGACCTAAGCAAGGACGGTTAAAAAAGGAGTGGCGCGCCCGACAGGACTCGAACCTGTGACCTTTGGCTCCGGAGGCCAACGCTCTATCCAGCTGAGCTACGGGCGCACGCAGAAATGTAGGGTAGCACCGCTCAAGGAGGCAGTCAAGTGTTTGGAATCAGTAAAAGGGTCGTCGCAATCATCTTTGGGTTGCTCGTGGTGGCTTTTGCCATCGGGGCTATCCTGCTCTTCACTCCCCAGGGCCAGCAGCAGGCCAGGGGTAAGGTAGAACTCACCGTCAACGGCAAACCGATTTACGAAGTCGATTTGGTCCGCTTCCGCGCCAACGACCAGATCCTCTCGGCCACCGCCGATCAAGAAGGCTTGCTCAAGGTTTTAGCCGAGCAAAACTTCTACAACAACCTGGTGCTCTACCAGGCCGTCACCCAGGACGCCTCGCGCATTCGGGTCTCCAGCAACGAACTGCGTAAGGAGCTCGACCGGATCAAGCAGCAACTGGGCCTCAGCACCAAGGAGCAGTGGGATCAGACCCTCCAGCGCATCGGTTACACCGAGACCCAGGTGCGTAACGAGCTGCGCGATCAGATCCGCATCAACAAGCGCATCGAGCAGGTTCAGGGCGAAGTCAAGCCCACCGAGGAACAGCTCAAGCTCTACTACGAGCTCAACAAGGCCAACTACCGCAACGAGGAGCGGGTCATCGCCCGCCAGATCGTCGTCGATGACAAGGCCATCGCCCAGAAGCTCTACGAGGAAGCCAAGGCCGGAGCCGACTTCGCCGAACTGGCCAGGAAAAACTCCAAGGTGGGTGCCGACCAGGCCGGAGCTCTGGGGGCCGAGAGCGGTAAGAGCGAGCCCAAGCCGGTGACCAAGGTGATCTTCCCCACCCCGGTGGGCGAGGCGGTGTTCAAGCTCAAGCAGGGTGGCATCACCCAGCCCATCGAGTCGGCGGGCCGCTTCTACATCGTCAAGGTCGAGCAGTACCTCCCGGCGGGCGAATCCTCCTTCGAGGAGGTCAAGGACCGCGTTACCGAGGACGTCAAGAGCCTGCTCAAGGAGGGGGCCCTCGAGCGCTACATTGAAGAGGTGCGGGCCAAGGTCAAGGTCGAAGCGGCCAAGGGCTCAAACATCAAGCTCCAGGACCCCGTGGTGGCCAAAGTGGGCGACAGCGAGATCCGGCTCTCGCAGGTGCTGCAGCCGGCCTTCGCCAACCCGCAGTTCCCCAGCTTCGTGGCTCAGGGCCTAGGCGAGCTGGCCATCCAGTTTTTCCTGCCCCAGACCCTCGACCAGCTCATCACCCGCGAGGTGGTGCTGGCGGAGGCCAAGAAGATGGGCCAGCCCTTCTTCGGCACCAAGGACTCCATCGTCCAGCAGGCCGAGAGCTATCACACGCGCGACGTTACCGCCACCGATGAGGAGGCCCGCAAGTACTACAACGAGAACAAGGTGCTCTTCACCGAAGCGGCTACCGCCACCGTCACCGCTGTCAACTTCACCAAGGACCAGGAGGCCAAAGCCAAGGCTTTCCGTGCTGCAGCCCTCAAGGGCGGCAAGCTCGAGGATTTGGCCAAGGCCCAGGGCGGTAATGTGCAGGACTACGGCGTGGTGACCTCGGGAACCCTGCCTCCGGTTTCCAACAAGCTGGTCTTCGAGAGCAAGGCCACTTTCCCCAAGAGCAACCTGGGCGAGGTCAGCGAGGTGATCAAGCTCGAAGACGGCAGCTTCCAGGTGCTCCTGATCAAGGCCCGCACCCCCGAGCGGCTCAAGCCTTTCGAGGAAGTGGCCCAGGAGGCCCGCGATAACGTGATTCGCACCAAGAAGGTCGAGGCCAGCAGCAAGTGGGTGGAGAGCCTCAAGAAAGCGGCCAAGATCGAGAACAAGCTGCAAGAAGTGCTCAAGCAGCTCACCCCGCCCCCGGTCAAGAAGGAAGAGAAGCCCGCCGATTCCAAGCAGTCCAAGCCGGAGGAGAAGCCCGCCACCCCTGCCAAGCCCTGAGCGCCACCGCGCGACCCTTTAGGCGGCCATTGGCCGCCTTTCTTTGTGCTTGCCTTCGGCGTGTGACGTATGACCGTGCTAGACTGGTCTTATGGTGGACGCCGGGCTGGAGCGGGCTTTTGAGAAGGTCCGAGCGATCCTCGAGGGCGACCTCGAGCACCCCGGTCTGACCCTGTACGACCTGCAAGAGCTGGTGGGTTTTCCCGGACGCAGCGATGGCCCCCTCTCCTACAGCCTGCCCAAGGACAGCAGCCTGGAGGGGGTCAACGCGGTGCGCTTCTTCTACTACCCCAAAGACCCCGAGGTCACCCTGATCGTCGAGGTAGAAGACAAGAGCCGCCGTCGCCACCTGCGTCACTTCAAGTGGAACGGCATCACCTGGGTGGCGCCCCGCGGCTTCAAGGCCGACCTCACCGCGACCCGCGAGGTGGTGGGCGGAATCGAGGAGATCGGGGGGGATTTCTTTCTGGGTTTCAGCCGCGACGAAGCCCGCGAACTTTCCGAGGCCATCCGCAAGGGGGAAGCGGTGGGGGCCAAATACCTGCTGTGCCCTCGCGACAACACCCGCCTGTTCTACGCTCCGGGCGTCTCGGCAAGCGGGCTTCCCTGCCCCAAGTGTGGCAACACCACCCTGCTCTACAAGACCCTCACCTTCAGTGCCCCCGAAGACCGCATCGAGGCCCTCATCCGCGAGCAGCGTGCCCTGCGGGCGCAGCTCGAGGACCTTATGCTCTTCCTCAAGAGCCGCCTGGGCGCGATTGGGCCCAAAGACAAGACGGGCAAGGGCGATTCCTGAATCGCCCTTTACAAGCAGCGCCGCCTCAGCTCGGGGGTGGGTGTCGCGCACTGTTCGAGCCTACCGAAGAGGCGGTAGCGCTTGCCGGCTACGAAGCGGTACGCCCGGTCGCGCAGCGGCTTGGGGATGACCCGCAGGGCACAAAGCAGCCGCCAGGCCCCACCCAGCCGGTAAAAGATGTGCAAAGCCGCGTCGGACTCGAGGTAAACCCGCCCCCCCTCGAGCACCACTATGCTTTGGGCCTCGAGCAGACCGTGCTTTCGCAAAAGCTCCCTCCCCACTTCGGATTGCTGCGAGGCAAAGCGGAAGCGTCCCTGCGGGTCGCACCGGACGATGAAGCGCACTATGCCGTTACAGAGGTTGCACACCCCGTCGAACAGCACGATGGTCTTCATGGCTCGAGCTTAGCGCGGCTTGGGGCGGGGGAAAGTGGGGCATCCCTCTCCCCGCGTTCGACCATCAGCCCTCGGCCCCCTCAGGGATATTTGTAACCCCCCGGCTGCTTAAGCTAAGCGTGTTGCAGTATCATGCAGCACGATCCGGGGACTGTCGGCATGAAACTACTCGATAAGTATGGCCGCATCATCAAGGACCTGCGCATCTCCGTGACGCCGCGTTGCAACCTGCACTGCCTGTACTGCCATCCGCTGGGATGGGAGATGACCGAGCCTCCTGGCACCGTCACCGTCGAGGACGTGCGCAACTTCTTGGAGGCCATGCAGCTGCTGGGGCTCGAGTCGGTGCGCTTTACGGGCGGGGAGCCGCTGGTGCGCAAGGAATTGCCCGAGATGATCGCCGCGGCCCGCGACCTGGGGATCGGGGATATCGCCATCACCACCAACGGCATGCTCTTGAGGCGTAAGGCCAAAGAGCTCAAAGCTGCTGGACTGAGGCGCATAAACCTCTCCATGGACTCGGTGACCCCCGAGGTCTTCCGCGCCATGACCCGTGGGGGAGAGGTTGGGAAGGTTTGGGAGGCCATCGACACCGCCTTTGAGTTGGGCCTCGAGCCCGTCAAGCTCAACGCGGTGATGATCAGGGGCATGAACGAGGGTGAGGTGATTCCGCTGGCCTCGCTCTCGCTGGACAAGCCGCTGCACGTGCGCTTCCTCGAGTACATGCACCTTGACAACTCCAACCCCGAGGTCTACCGGCAGCGCTTTATCGCCGGGCGCGAAACCAAAGCCGTCCTCGAGCGGCACTTCGGCCCCTTGAAAAAGCTCGACACCGATCCCACCGCTCCGGCACGGGTCTACCAGATTCCGGGCGCGCTGGGCACCATCGGCTTCATCAACCCGGTGACAGAGCCCTTCTGCTCCAATTGCTCCCGCTTGCGCCTGACCTCCGACAAGAAACTGCGGCCCTGCCTGCTCACCGACCTCGAGATGGACATCGCCTGGGCCTTCGAGGCCCCCAACCCGCTCGAGGCCCTGGTCGATGCCATCCTGCTGGCCACCGACCGCAAACCCGCTTTTGGTAACACCCTACCCCACCTGCGCGAGCGGGTGATGGTGGGCATTGGCGGCTAGAGATCATCTGCTTCCCGATGGTGGAAGCGGGATAGTCTGGCGGGCCGTGAAGGATTCGAACCTCCGACACCTCGTTTTGGAGACGAGTGCTCTACCGGGCTGAGCTAACGGCCCCCACTTTATCGATGCCAATGCGCTGAAGAGGATTTGACCTCTTCCGCGAACCCTACTTTAGCCGGGGAGGGCCGATATTTCAAGTCAACGACCTGCTCCGGCGTGGCCTCGTCAGCGCCCGGCATACCAGGACTGCATCAGCTCCTGGTGTTCCTTCTTCGCGCGCACCCGTCGCCACCAACCCTCGTTGGCCTGGAACCAGCGGATGGTTTCGGCCAGGCCCTCGGGGAAGCGGTACTTGCGCACCCAGCCCAGCGCCTCGGCCTTGGAGGGGTCGACGGAGTAGCGGTAGTCGTGGCCGGGGCGGTCCTCGACGAACTTGATGAGGCTACGGGGCTTGCCCAACGCTTCGAGCACCCGCTCGGCCACTTCGCTGCCGGGGATCTGCTCGCGGGCGCCGAGGTTGTAGGCCTCCCCGCTGTTGCCGCGGTGGAGTACCAGGTCGATGCCGGCAGCGTGATCGTAGGCGTGCATGTAGTCGCGCAGGGCCTGGCCTTGACCGTAGACCGGCAAGGGTTTGTCCTCCAGCGCGTTGGTGATGAACAGCGGGATGATCTTCTCGGGGTACTGGTAGGGGCCATAGGTGTTCGATCCCCGCGTTACCACCACCTCGAGCCCGTAGCTGACGCCGTAGCTGAACACCAGGTGCTCGGCGGCGGCCTTGCTGGCGGCGTAGGGGCTGCGCGGGCGGAAGGGGTCGGTCTCGAGGGAGTGCCCCTCCACGCCCCACAAGTCGCCGTAGACCTCGTCGGTGGAGACGTGCAGGAAGCGCCCGAGTCCCTGCCTGCGGGCCTGCTCGAGCAGCACCAGGGTGCCCTCGACATTGGTTTTGACGAAGGGGCGAGGGTCCATGAGCGAGCGATCCACGTGGCTCTCGGCGGCGAAGTTGAGCACCGCGTCGGCTCCCTCCATGGCCCGCTTCACGTCCGCGGGGTCGGCGATGTCGCCCTGAATGAAGCTGATGCGGTCCATGATGGGCTCGAGGTTTTCCAGGTTGCCCGCATAGGTCAGCTTGTCCAGCACGACGATCTGCCAGTCGGGGTGTTTCTCGAGAGCGTAGTAGATGTAATTTGAACCGATGAACCCTGCTCCACCCGTAATCAGCACGCGCTTAAACGACACTGTGATACCTCCGTGATCCTATGCCGGTGGTTGATAGCCGCCTCGAGCACAAAAAGCCGGAGCGACCCGTATGCACCCTCGCGAGAGGCCCCACGCTACCCCCGATCCTCTTCCCACAACTCTGTTCCAAAATGATCCCACGGTAGGCGGCCTTCATTGGGGTCAGAGGGATCGAACTGGCTGTTCATCGCGTACAGCAGCAGCGCTCCCCGGCAGCCAGCCTTGTAGCCGTGGGCGACGCCGGTGGGGATGTGCAGCAGGCCTGGGGCCTCGCTCGAGAGCACGTACTTGCGGCGAGCCCCCTGGCTGGGCGAAGCCTCGCGCACATCGACCAGCCACACCAACAGCTCGCCCTCGAGTACGCACCACAGCTCATCCTGGGGGCGCTTGGGGTGAAGGTGAAAGGCGTTGATGCGTCCCGGTACCGCCCAGGAAAGCGAGATCTGTGCGGTATCGAAGGCGATGGGCAGGCCCTCTATCCTGCCCCCCTGCAAGCGCAGGTACTCCATGAAGCTTCCCTCCAACGAGCGGTGCTTGCGCAGGGGCTGGTAGAAGACCCCCACGATGTCGGGTTGGGGGTCGTAGCGCTGAAAGCGCAAGGCTTTCTGGGCGGCGGGCTCGAGTTCCATCGTGAAGATTGTAGCCCAAGAGCCTGCGGGCTTTCTGCTTCGAAGCGTTATCGCCCACGTTATGCCCGGCAAATCGCCCGCGATGGGCGTGAAGCATGTGAGCCAAAACCCGCCGCGAAACGCGACGTCCGCCCATTACGCCAGCAAAGTTGGCACCCAGACTTTGGTATTACACCCATCGAAGCGCTCCCCACCTTTGTGTTCTCAGTGGAGTGCGGTAAGTTAAGCCCATGCAGATCAAGCCGGGCTGGATCGTGCTGGCCCTGGTCGCACTCTATGCCCTGTTTGCAACCGTTGCCCTCAACCAAAACCGGCGTCAGGTCACGGCTTTGCGGCAGGAGATCGAGAAGCTCGAGGCTAAGCTGGCGCAGGGACCTGAAGGCTTCAGCTTCCCTATCCCCGGTGCTTGCCTGCCCAAAAATCAGAACAACTGGCCCGGAGCGCCGCGCGAGTACCGTAAAGGGCTCAACCCCGGCTTTGTCTTCGTCGACGGTGACTCCTGCGTGCCCATCGTCTACGGCATGGGGGTGCTGGCTGCCGGGAGCGGTGAGGTGATCAAGGCCGAGAGCGTCTACAAGGAGAACACCCCTGCCGAGTTCGCCGAACTGATCAAGGCGGTGGCGAACGGGGCCAGCCCCGCCCAGATGGACCGCCTGCGCGGGCGCGAGGTTTGGATACGCCACGCCGAAGGCTTCGTCAGCGTCTATGCTCACCTCTCGGAGATCGCGCCGGGAATACGGGTGGGGGTGCGGGTCAGGAAAGGCGAATTCATCGGGAAGGTTGGCAACTCGGGCACCCAGGCCGCGGCCCAGAAAAGCCGCGCGGGCGCCCGCCTGCTCTTCGAGCTGTGGGACGGAGAACCCGACAAGGACAGGTTTTTCGGACAGGATATGCGGCGCGAAGCCCTACCGGCGCAGGCTAAGCTGAGGTTTGGCTTAGAATAACGCCGTGATTCAGACCTTTCAGCAGGTGTGGAGCAGTCCCTGGCTGCGGCTCGTCGTTTATGTGCTCTTGCTCGTCGCGCTGTTTCAGGCCCTGGGCCGGATCCAGAGCGCCGTCACCACGCTGATGCTGGCTTTCGTGTTCTCCTACCTGACCAGCCCCATCGTGCGATGGTTCGAGCGGCGCAGACTGCCTCGCTTCATCGGTGTCATCGCGGTCTACGCGGGCCTGGGGCTGTTCCTGGCGTTGGCCTCGGTGCTGCTGGCCGACATGGTGGCCCAGCTCTCCGCCTTCGTCGCCAGCCTGCCCGCCATCCTGGCCCCCTTCTTCAACTGGGTCGGCGGTCTACCCGAGCAGATCGGGCGCATCCAGCTGCCCCCGGCCCTCGAGCAAGCCCTGCAACAGGCCTCGGTCTCGCTGCAGACGCTGCTCCAGGGCTTCACCCAAACCCTCCTCAACGCCTTGCGGGCCCTGCTGTCACAGGGGGGCAACGCCATCGGTTTCTTCGCCTCGGTGTTGGGTGGGGTCTTCCAGCTTTTCACGGCGCTTACCATCTCCATCTACCTGCTCTACGACCTCCCCAAGATTGGGCAGACCATGCTGCGGGCCGTGCCCCTTCCCTACCAGCCGCTGGCCCTGGAGATCGCCGGCAAGCTCGACCGGGCGGTGGGCGGATACGTGCGCGGTCAAATCCTGGTGGCGCTGTGTGTGGGAACGGTGGTGGGGGTCGGGCTGTGGATCGTGGGGATCCCGCTGGCGGCTAGCCTGGGCTTCCTGGCCTTCATCTTCAACTTCATCCCCTTCGTGGGGATCATCATCTCCTCGGTCCCGGCCATCCTGCTGGCCCTGACCCAAGACCCACCCCTGATCAAGGCGCTGCTGACCGTGCTGGTTCTGTGGATCGCCAACCAGCTCGAGGGCAACCTCTTTGGCCCCCAGATCGTGGGTAAGGCGGTCAACATCCACCCCGTGACCGCCATCTCGGCCATCCTGATCTTTGCCGGCCTCTTCGGCATCCCCGGAGCGCTGCTGGCGGTGCCTACGGTGGCGTTCGTCAAGGTTCTGTTCACGGATTACTACCTCAACAGCCGTTTTTACCGGGAGGGGTAGGGATTAAGTACCCCGCGGGAAGCTTCGCATCTTGGCTTGGCGTCTACCAAGTTTTCCCATCGGCGCGCGGATCAACGCCCCCCGCGGGGGCCCCAGATGAGGGAAAATCAAATGGAGGACACTTATACCAGATTCGGTCAGTTCGTCCCCATTCGGGGACGCCGTCCCGTTTTGGCGGGGCGGTCGACCGAAGGGTGTGCTCTAGGATTCAAAAAGATAGCCTCTGAAGGTCTTTGCTTTGGGTGATGATCTTTTTGAATCCGGTATTAGACGCAGGTGACTGTCGGCTATCTTTGCCGCAGTAGCCCCTCGATCGGCTTCGCGTGGCCCTGGCCTGGGCCTTTAGAGGGCGT
The window above is part of the Calidithermus timidus DSM 17022 genome. Proteins encoded here:
- a CDS encoding AI-2E family transporter, translating into MIQTFQQVWSSPWLRLVVYVLLLVALFQALGRIQSAVTTLMLAFVFSYLTSPIVRWFERRRLPRFIGVIAVYAGLGLFLALASVLLADMVAQLSAFVASLPAILAPFFNWVGGLPEQIGRIQLPPALEQALQQASVSLQTLLQGFTQTLLNALRALLSQGGNAIGFFASVLGGVFQLFTALTISIYLLYDLPKIGQTMLRAVPLPYQPLALEIAGKLDRAVGGYVRGQILVALCVGTVVGVGLWIVGIPLAASLGFLAFIFNFIPFVGIIISSVPAILLALTQDPPLIKALLTVLVLWIANQLEGNLFGPQIVGKAVNIHPVTAISAILIFAGLFGIPGALLAVPTVAFVKVLFTDYYLNSRFYREG